From the genome of Azospirillum brasilense, one region includes:
- a CDS encoding alpha-D-glucose phosphate-specific phosphoglucomutase yields the protein MVPVTCPTTPFDGQKPGTSGLRKAVKVFEQPRYLENFVQSIFDCVDGLSGATLVIGGDGRYHNRTAVQTILRMAAANGVARAVVGRGGILSTPAASCVIRKRGAIGGVILSASHNPGGPDGDFGIKFNAANGGPAPESMTDAFFARSKAITEYKTLESPDLDLDRLGETALGGMAVEVIDPVADYAELMESLFDMAAIRKLFASGFRMVFDAMHAVTGPYATEILERRLSAPAGTVINGTPLEDFGGHHPDPNLAHAEELVERLFGPGAPDFGAASDGDGDRNMILGRNVFVSPSDSLAVLAANATHVPAFKGGLAGVARSMPTSRAVDRVAAKLGISCYETPTGWKFFGTLLDAGRINLCGEESFGTGADHVREKDGLWAVLMWLNVLAARGLSVAELMAEHWGTYGRTYYGRHDYEAIPQEAADALIAELRGTLPSLAGTALGGRTVAAADEFAYTDPVDGSRSERQGLRVGFEDGSRIVYRLSGTGTSGATLRVYFERYEPVGGEHGLDAPVALKPLADLAAELAGIERHTGRTKPDVAT from the coding sequence GTGGTTCCCGTCACCTGTCCGACCACGCCCTTCGACGGCCAGAAGCCCGGCACCTCCGGGCTGCGCAAGGCCGTGAAGGTCTTTGAGCAGCCGCGCTATCTGGAAAACTTCGTCCAATCCATCTTCGACTGCGTGGACGGCCTGTCCGGCGCCACGCTGGTGATCGGCGGCGACGGGCGGTATCACAACCGCACCGCCGTGCAGACCATCCTGCGCATGGCCGCGGCCAACGGCGTCGCGCGCGCGGTGGTCGGGCGCGGCGGCATCCTGTCCACCCCGGCGGCCTCCTGCGTCATCCGCAAGCGCGGCGCCATCGGCGGCGTGATCCTGTCGGCCAGCCACAATCCCGGCGGCCCGGACGGCGATTTCGGCATCAAGTTCAACGCCGCCAACGGCGGCCCGGCGCCGGAGTCGATGACCGACGCCTTCTTCGCCCGCTCCAAGGCCATCACCGAATACAAGACGCTGGAGTCGCCGGACCTCGACCTCGACCGGCTCGGCGAGACGGCGCTCGGCGGCATGGCGGTGGAGGTCATCGACCCGGTGGCCGACTACGCGGAGCTGATGGAATCGCTGTTCGACATGGCGGCGATCCGCAAGCTGTTCGCGTCGGGCTTCCGCATGGTGTTCGACGCCATGCACGCGGTCACCGGCCCCTACGCCACGGAGATCCTGGAGCGCCGCCTGAGCGCCCCCGCCGGCACCGTCATCAACGGCACGCCGCTGGAGGATTTCGGCGGGCACCACCCCGACCCGAACCTCGCCCACGCGGAGGAACTGGTCGAGCGGCTGTTCGGGCCGGGCGCGCCGGACTTCGGCGCCGCCTCGGACGGCGACGGCGACCGCAACATGATCCTGGGCCGCAACGTCTTCGTGTCGCCCAGCGACAGCCTCGCCGTGCTGGCGGCCAACGCCACCCACGTCCCGGCCTTCAAAGGCGGTCTGGCGGGCGTCGCCCGCTCCATGCCGACCAGCCGGGCGGTGGACCGCGTGGCGGCGAAGCTGGGGATTTCCTGCTACGAGACGCCGACGGGCTGGAAGTTCTTCGGCACGCTGCTCGACGCCGGACGCATCAACCTGTGCGGCGAGGAGAGCTTCGGCACCGGCGCCGACCATGTGCGCGAGAAGGACGGGCTTTGGGCCGTCCTGATGTGGCTCAACGTGCTGGCCGCCCGCGGCCTGTCGGTGGCCGAGCTGATGGCCGAGCATTGGGGCACCTACGGGCGCACCTATTACGGCCGCCACGATTACGAGGCCATCCCGCAGGAGGCCGCCGACGCCCTGATCGCCGAATTGCGCGGGACACTGCCCTCGCTTGCCGGCACGGCTCTCGGCGGGCGCACGGTCGCGGCGGCGGACGAGTTCGCCTACACCGACCCGGTGGACGGCAGCCGGTCGGAGCGGCAGGGCCTGCGCGTCGGGTTCGAGGACGGGTCGCGCATCGTCTACCGCCTGTCCGGCACCGGCACGTCGGGTGCCACGCTGCGCGTCTATTTCGAGCGGTACGAGCCGGTCGGCGGCGAGCATGGGCTGGACGCCCCGGTGGCGCTGAAGCCGCTGGCCGATCTGGCCGCGGAGTTGGCCGGCATCGAGCGCCACACCGGACGCACGAAGCCGGATGTCGCCACCTAA
- a CDS encoding cold-shock protein, giving the protein MHRQPPRQHVYRQPVVLGTQVQATVKWYDPTRGFGFVKFEDGSPDALIPAAIVGTAGHESLPDGATVVVDIVEGRKGNQVSTLHSVDTSTAVPARPARAQGPRPSYGERGGFGDRNERGGDRGFGNRGFNDRGGDRGFGGRGDSRGFNDRGGDRGFNDRGGDRGGPRRPAGGPATQTEGTVKWFNATKGFGFIAQDGGGQDVFVHIKAVERSGLQGLNDGQRVRISVRQGDKGPEAVSVEEA; this is encoded by the coding sequence ATGCACCGTCAACCCCCGCGCCAGCACGTCTACCGCCAGCCCGTCGTCCTCGGCACCCAGGTTCAGGCCACCGTCAAGTGGTACGATCCGACCCGCGGCTTCGGCTTCGTCAAGTTCGAGGATGGGTCGCCCGACGCCCTGATCCCCGCCGCCATCGTCGGCACCGCCGGTCACGAGTCCCTGCCGGACGGCGCCACCGTCGTGGTGGACATCGTCGAGGGGCGCAAGGGCAACCAGGTCTCCACCCTGCATTCGGTCGACACCTCCACCGCCGTCCCGGCCCGTCCCGCCCGTGCCCAGGGGCCGCGCCCGTCCTATGGCGAGCGGGGTGGCTTCGGCGACCGCAACGAGCGTGGGGGTGACCGCGGGTTCGGTAACCGTGGTTTCAACGACCGGGGCGGTGATCGCGGGTTCGGTGGCCGGGGCGACAGCCGTGGCTTCAACGATCGCGGTGGTGACCGGGGCTTTAATGACCGGGGCGGCGATCGCGGCGGCCCGCGCCGACCGGCAGGCGGCCCGGCCACCCAGACCGAGGGCACCGTGAAGTGGTTCAACGCCACCAAGGGCTTCGGCTTCATCGCCCAGGACGGCGGCGGCCAGGACGTGTTCGTTCACATCAAGGCGGTGGAGCGTTCCGGCCTGCAGGGGCTGAACGACGGCCAGCGCGTCCGCATTTCCGTCCGCCAGGGCGACAAGGGTCCGGAAGCCGTCTCGGTCGAAGAGGCGTAA
- a CDS encoding DMT family transporter, with protein sequence MLTANLAALGAALCWAASGLIAIGPVRAIGSVAFNRLRMSIVFVGTALAATLLGGWQTLDLQGAAILALSGAVGIVMGDTALFWALGRIGPRRNSVIYATNAPITALLAWAVLGEALGPWTAVGIALVTAGVMLAIFFRASPVPNGTGTVPHDWESVRGRLLVGVGACLIAAVCQAAGSVIARPVMAAGADPIAAAAVRVGMSGLLLFAGGLLPGQRFGFGPGLTPRIFAQVVVNGFIGLGLGMTLLLIGLAHGNAGVVATLSATSPVLILPMLWAWTRQRPGAGAWAGAIVAVLGVALIVNR encoded by the coding sequence ATGCTGACCGCCAACCTCGCCGCCCTGGGGGCTGCGCTCTGCTGGGCGGCCAGCGGGCTGATCGCCATCGGCCCGGTGCGGGCCATCGGTTCGGTCGCCTTCAACCGCCTGCGCATGAGCATCGTCTTCGTCGGCACGGCGCTGGCCGCGACTCTGCTCGGCGGCTGGCAGACGCTCGACCTACAAGGGGCGGCGATCCTGGCGCTGTCCGGCGCGGTCGGCATCGTGATGGGCGACACCGCGCTGTTCTGGGCGCTGGGGCGCATCGGACCGCGCCGCAACTCGGTCATCTACGCCACCAACGCGCCGATCACCGCGCTGCTCGCCTGGGCCGTGCTGGGGGAGGCGCTGGGGCCGTGGACGGCGGTCGGCATCGCCTTGGTCACCGCCGGGGTGATGCTGGCGATCTTCTTCCGCGCCAGCCCGGTGCCGAACGGCACCGGCACCGTTCCCCACGACTGGGAGTCGGTGCGGGGGCGCCTGCTGGTCGGCGTCGGCGCCTGCCTGATCGCGGCCGTCTGCCAGGCCGCCGGCTCGGTCATCGCCCGGCCGGTGATGGCGGCGGGCGCCGACCCCATCGCGGCGGCGGCGGTGCGCGTCGGCATGTCGGGGCTGCTGCTGTTCGCCGGCGGGCTGCTGCCCGGCCAGCGCTTCGGCTTCGGCCCCGGCCTGACGCCGCGCATCTTCGCCCAGGTGGTGGTGAACGGCTTCATCGGCCTCGGGCTGGGGATGACGCTGCTGCTGATCGGGCTGGCCCACGGCAACGCCGGCGTGGTCGCCACCCTGTCGGCCACCAGCCCGGTGCTGATCCTGCCGATGCTGTGGGCCTGGACCCGCCAGCGCCCGGGGGCCGGCGCCTGGGCGGGCGCCATCGTCGCAGTGCTGGGCGTGGCGCTGATCGTGAACCGCTGA
- a CDS encoding dienelactone hydrolase family protein, with amino-acid sequence MTGTTTGTTGAWTHLTASDGHRLTAYEARPVGPEKGRLLIVQEIFGINSHIRRVCDGYAADGYRTLAPALFDRAERGVELPYDEAGVQRGRDLMGAVSVEDALTDVAAGLAHLGGAEGAAIAGYCWGGTIAWAAASRLPVRAAIAYYGGGIGNRLDEVPRTPVLLHFGETDHAIPLTVAEAVRQRHPGAITHLYPAGHGFNCDERASYDAASAALAKRRTLGLLQAVF; translated from the coding sequence ATGACCGGAACGACCACCGGCACGACCGGCGCCTGGACGCACCTGACGGCGTCCGACGGGCACCGGCTGACCGCCTACGAAGCCCGGCCCGTCGGGCCGGAGAAGGGGCGGCTTCTGATCGTCCAGGAGATTTTCGGGATCAACAGCCACATCCGCCGCGTCTGCGACGGCTACGCGGCCGACGGTTACCGCACGCTGGCCCCCGCCTTGTTCGACCGGGCGGAGCGCGGGGTGGAGCTGCCCTATGACGAGGCCGGCGTCCAGCGCGGCCGCGACCTGATGGGCGCGGTCAGCGTCGAGGACGCTCTGACCGACGTGGCGGCCGGACTCGCCCATCTCGGCGGGGCGGAGGGGGCGGCCATCGCCGGCTATTGCTGGGGCGGCACCATTGCCTGGGCCGCCGCGTCGCGCCTGCCCGTCCGCGCCGCCATCGCCTATTATGGCGGCGGCATCGGCAACCGGTTGGACGAGGTTCCGCGCACTCCCGTGCTGCTGCATTTCGGCGAGACGGACCATGCCATCCCGCTGACGGTGGCCGAGGCGGTTCGCCAGCGCCATCCCGGCGCCATCACGCACCTCTACCCCGCCGGCCACGGCTTCAACTGCGACGAGCGCGCCAGCTACGACGCGGCGAGCGCCGCCCTGGCCAAGCGGCGTACGCTGGGCCTGCTCCAAGCGGTGTTCTAA
- a CDS encoding metallophosphoesterase family protein, whose amino-acid sequence MADSTLKVAAIGDIHVGETSSHPYRELFQEIADRADVLALAGDLTNHGKPREAEVLAEDLRAIGIPVVAVLGNHDHECGHVEELQRILEQAGVRFLDGNPVEIRGVGFAGVKGFGGGFENRMLDAFGEPAIKQFVHEAVNEAMRLESALRQLETERTMVVLHYAPIAETVRGEPTEIYPFLGSSRLAETIDRFHVQAVVHGHAHHGSYAGRTLRGTPVYNVAQTIEKESGRPYALIEV is encoded by the coding sequence ATGGCTGATTCGACCCTGAAGGTCGCCGCCATCGGCGACATCCATGTGGGGGAAACCTCCTCCCATCCCTACCGCGAGCTGTTCCAGGAGATCGCCGACCGGGCGGACGTCCTGGCGCTGGCCGGCGACCTGACCAACCACGGCAAGCCGCGCGAGGCCGAGGTGCTGGCCGAGGACCTGCGCGCCATCGGCATCCCGGTGGTCGCCGTGCTGGGCAACCACGACCACGAATGCGGCCATGTCGAGGAGCTTCAGCGCATCCTGGAGCAGGCGGGCGTCCGCTTCCTCGACGGCAACCCGGTGGAGATCCGCGGCGTCGGCTTCGCCGGGGTGAAGGGCTTCGGCGGCGGGTTCGAGAACCGCATGCTCGACGCCTTCGGTGAACCGGCGATCAAGCAGTTCGTGCACGAGGCGGTGAACGAGGCGATGCGGCTGGAAAGCGCCCTGCGCCAGCTGGAGACGGAACGGACGATGGTCGTCCTGCACTACGCCCCCATCGCCGAGACGGTGCGCGGCGAGCCGACCGAGATCTATCCCTTCCTCGGCTCCTCCCGTCTGGCGGAGACCATCGACCGCTTCCACGTCCAGGCGGTCGTCCACGGCCACGCCCACCACGGAAGCTACGCCGGCCGGACCCTGCGCGGCACGCCGGTCTACAACGTCGCCCAGACCATCGAGAAGGAGTCGGGGAGGCCCTACGCACTGATCGAGGTGTGA
- a CDS encoding MarR family winged helix-turn-helix transcriptional regulator, with protein sequence MASPRRKRSGADPAAPVLHLTRFLPYRLSVLSNTVSHTVAKLYEKRFGITIPEWRVIAVLGGGETLSAGEIAQRTAMDKVQVSRAISRMLDSALILRESGATDRRKAQLTLTPKALAIYTEIVPLALAYERELTGALTEEEMGQLDGLLAKLQAQADALAARPATRSP encoded by the coding sequence ATGGCCTCTCCCCGCCGCAAGCGTTCCGGCGCCGATCCAGCCGCGCCGGTGCTGCATCTGACCCGCTTCCTGCCCTACCGCCTGTCGGTGCTGTCCAACACGGTCAGCCACACGGTGGCGAAGCTGTACGAGAAGCGATTCGGCATCACCATCCCGGAATGGCGGGTCATCGCCGTGCTGGGCGGCGGCGAGACGCTGAGCGCGGGGGAGATCGCCCAGCGCACCGCCATGGACAAGGTGCAGGTCAGCCGGGCGATCAGCCGGATGCTCGATTCGGCGCTGATCCTGCGCGAATCGGGCGCCACCGACCGCCGCAAGGCGCAGCTGACCCTGACGCCGAAGGCGCTGGCGATCTATACGGAGATCGTCCCCTTGGCCCTGGCCTACGAGCGGGAGCTGACCGGCGCCCTGACGGAGGAGGAGATGGGGCAGCTCGACGGCCTGTTGGCCAAGCTCCAGGCCCAAGCCGACGCCCTGGCCGCCCGCCCTGCTACGCGAAGTCCTTGA
- a CDS encoding nucleotidyltransferase family protein, producing the protein MDGNCEGRGREGRADVSAEAEAFYTESLKVLKESGIPFLLGGTYALSAYTGITRPTKDIDIFCRGGDFPRILAHFQDRGFGTEIEDERWIGKVLHGDLFFDVIFNSAAAINPVNDRWFEEDHRALVCGADVQLIPPTEMVFSKAFVQMRHKYDGPDVAHMILKQHAHIDWKRLLGHMEQYWEVLLMHVLNFRFIYPTERGHIPAWLLQELLDRLNERAKLPVPQTRICRGRLFSREDYRIDVTDWGFADVVGEETKHG; encoded by the coding sequence ATGGACGGCAACTGTGAAGGCCGGGGGCGCGAAGGCCGTGCCGATGTCTCGGCCGAGGCCGAAGCCTTCTACACGGAGAGTCTCAAGGTCCTGAAGGAGTCCGGCATACCCTTCCTGCTGGGCGGCACCTACGCGCTCAGCGCCTACACCGGGATCACCCGGCCGACCAAGGACATCGACATCTTCTGCCGGGGCGGCGACTTCCCGCGCATCCTCGCGCATTTCCAGGACCGCGGCTTCGGGACGGAGATCGAGGATGAGCGCTGGATCGGCAAGGTCCTGCACGGCGACCTGTTCTTCGACGTGATCTTCAACTCCGCCGCCGCCATCAACCCGGTCAATGACCGCTGGTTCGAGGAGGATCACCGCGCGCTGGTCTGCGGCGCCGACGTGCAGCTCATCCCGCCGACGGAAATGGTCTTCTCCAAGGCCTTCGTGCAGATGCGGCACAAGTACGACGGCCCCGACGTCGCCCACATGATCCTGAAGCAGCACGCCCACATCGACTGGAAACGGCTGCTCGGCCACATGGAGCAGTATTGGGAGGTGCTGCTGATGCACGTCCTGAACTTCCGCTTCATCTACCCGACGGAGCGCGGCCACATCCCCGCCTGGCTGTTGCAGGAGCTTCTGGACCGGCTGAACGAGCGCGCGAAGCTGCCGGTGCCGCAGACCCGCATCTGCCGGGGGCGGCTGTTCTCGCGCGAGGATTATCGGATCGACGTCACGGACTGGGGGTTCGCCGACGTCGTCGGCGAGGAAACGAAGCATGGCTGA
- a CDS encoding ABC transporter ATP-binding protein, which yields MIDVKDLRVTFGHGADAVAAVQGVSFAVREGESFGLVGESGSGKSTVLRAVVGLNHDWTGSIAVAGATQSRRREKGFFKSCQMVFQDPYGSLHPRHTIDRILAEPIAIHGLRDADARIDRVLRDVGLGPQFRFRYPHQLSGGQRQRVAIARALVLEPRVLLLDEPTSALDVSVQAEILNLLKRLRAEHALTYVLVSHNLAVVATMCDRLAVMNRGRIVEEMDVDSLRRGAAREDYTRQLLRASQGYDRAAADSFKDFA from the coding sequence ATGATCGACGTCAAGGATCTGCGCGTCACCTTCGGCCATGGCGCCGACGCGGTGGCCGCCGTGCAGGGGGTGTCCTTCGCCGTGCGGGAGGGCGAGAGCTTCGGGCTGGTCGGCGAGTCGGGGTCGGGCAAGTCCACCGTGCTGCGCGCCGTCGTCGGGCTGAACCACGACTGGACCGGGTCCATCGCCGTGGCCGGCGCGACGCAAAGCCGCCGCCGCGAGAAGGGCTTCTTCAAGTCCTGCCAGATGGTCTTCCAGGACCCCTACGGCTCGCTGCACCCGCGCCACACCATCGACCGCATCCTGGCCGAGCCCATCGCCATTCACGGGCTGCGCGACGCCGACGCGCGGATCGACCGGGTGCTGCGCGACGTCGGACTGGGGCCGCAGTTCCGCTTCCGCTACCCGCACCAGCTCTCCGGCGGGCAGCGCCAGCGCGTCGCCATCGCCCGCGCCCTGGTGCTGGAGCCGCGCGTGCTGCTGCTGGACGAGCCGACCTCGGCGCTCGACGTGTCGGTGCAGGCGGAAATCCTCAACCTGCTGAAGCGGCTGCGGGCGGAGCACGCGCTGACCTACGTGCTGGTCAGCCACAATCTGGCGGTGGTCGCCACCATGTGCGACCGCTTGGCCGTGATGAACAGGGGCCGCATCGTCGAGGAGATGGATGTGGACTCCCTGCGCCGTGGGGCGGCGCGGGAGGACTACACGCGGCAGCTCCTGCGCGCCAGCCAGGGCTACGACCGGGCGGCGGCGGACAGCTTCAAGGACTTCGCGTAG